AAAAGGGGTCGAGACCATAGCAGAGGCAAAGAAGGTGCTTGTTGCGTGCTTTGGCCACGCGGGCGACGGTAATATCCATGTAAACGTCATGATCGACGGCTCTGATGCCGACGAGGCGCGGCGCGGGGCAGAGGCCGTTAAGAGCGTATTCGAGCTTGTTCTCCATCTGGACGGCACCATCACAGGAGAGCATGGCATAGGCACTGCAAAGGCCGAGTTTTTGCCAATGGAGCTTGGCATTGACACGATAGATGCGATGAAGAGGATAAAAAAGGCCCTTGACCCGAACAACGTGCTTAACCCGGGTAAAATTTTCCTTCCCGATGCGGCGCGGGCAAAGGCGGTTTGATAGATGATGAACGTGGATGAAATACTTAAAGAAGCAGCCAGGTGCGTGCGCTGCGGCACATGCAAGAGCTCTTGCCCGACATTCGCCGTGCTCGGCAAGGAACCCTCCGGGCCAAGGGGCAGGGTAACGCTTGTCGAGGCCAGGTTTTCGGGAGAGCAGGGCTTTACAAAGGCTTACGTAAAAGACCTTAAGGACTGCACTCTTTGTGGCTCTTGCAAGTATAACTGTCCAAACGATGTCGACGTGCCTTCTCTTGTCATAGCCGGAAGGGTCGAGAGTGTGGAGAGAGAGGGGCTCTCGCTTGCAGCATCGATGGTATTAAAGAACGTCGTAAACTCTTCGTGGGTGATGCCGACGGTAATGAAGGCAGCGTCCATGTTCCAGGGCGTGCTCTTTAAGTCCTCGGAAAGGGAGAACGGCCTCATAAGCCGCTTTGCTCTGCCGTTAATAGGTGGAGGACGTCTTGTCCCTGAGATAGCGCGCGAGTTCTTTCTCGAAAAGCCGGAGGTAAGGAAACTTTCCTTCGAGGAAACAGGAAAGAAGAAAAGAAGCGGCATCATAAGGGCGGCCTTCTACGCCGGTTGTGGTGTTAATTACCTTTTGCCCGGGATTGGGGATGCAACTTTAAAGGCCCTTAAGGCCGCGGGAGTGGATATA
The nucleotide sequence above comes from Deltaproteobacteria bacterium. Encoded proteins:
- a CDS encoding (Fe-S)-binding protein gives rise to the protein MMNVDEILKEAARCVRCGTCKSSCPTFAVLGKEPSGPRGRVTLVEARFSGEQGFTKAYVKDLKDCTLCGSCKYNCPNDVDVPSLVIAGRVESVEREGLSLAASMVLKNVVNSSWVMPTVMKAASMFQGVLFKSSERENGLISRFALPLIGGGRLVPEIAREFFLEKPEVRKLSFEETGKKKRSGIIRAAFYAGCGVNYLLPGIGDATLKALKAAGVDIVVPSEQLCCGMPALSAGDEATAKDLVIKNLEAFGAGEYDYVVTSCATCGHALKQMFNDVLRNESEALRRRALEFSAKVRDITEFLDRDIGIQPSVNGAGKGKKVAYHDPCHLRRYQNIADEPRNLIDKSGAVYTRMKNPCKCCGLGGGLAFSNYEASVEIGRKKAESIKESGAEVVATACPGCIVQLKDSLNRNGVDVEVVHVVELL